The proteins below are encoded in one region of Candidatus Obscuribacter sp.:
- a CDS encoding dCTP deaminase, which yields MSILVDREIREEIASGRLILDPYEDRLIQPNSYDVRLSDKFSWHEESDEIIDPFTGESVDSGIVQVQEESIVLNPYEFILGATLEAICLPDDIVGQLTGKSSLARLGVMVHVTAGFIDAGFSHPPAQITLEILNVGNRPVRLHAGMSIGQMVFTRTAMCDLPYHKKPGAKYNGQKAAAHSKYYLNKTSV from the coding sequence ATGTCCATACTTGTGGATCGCGAAATCAGAGAAGAAATCGCTTCTGGTCGTTTAATTCTTGATCCCTACGAAGATCGCTTGATTCAGCCAAACTCTTATGACGTAAGGCTATCGGATAAATTTAGCTGGCATGAAGAGTCAGATGAGATTATTGACCCATTTACAGGTGAGTCAGTCGATTCGGGCATTGTGCAAGTGCAAGAAGAGTCAATCGTGCTCAATCCCTACGAATTCATACTGGGTGCCACGCTTGAAGCTATTTGTTTGCCGGATGATATTGTCGGGCAGTTAACAGGCAAGTCCAGCTTGGCCAGACTGGGAGTGATGGTGCATGTTACAGCCGGTTTTATCGACGCTGGCTTTAGTCACCCACCAGCTCAAATTACCCTTGAGATACTCAATGTCGGCAATCGCCCTGTGCGTCTCCATGCGGGAATGAGCATTGGACAGATGGTGTTTACTCGCACAGCCATGTGTGACCTGCCTTATCACAAAAAGCCAGGCGCCAAATATAACGGACAGAAGGCCGCTGCCCACAGCAAATACTATCTCAATAAGACCAGCGTTTAG
- a CDS encoding tetratricopeptide repeat protein, with protein MDSDREWSLAFENGQQLLRAGRKTEGERLVLDLIARAEQFPPNDNRLVVSMECLAEHYFCLNAFAKAEPLVKRIIQRLQATLGPEHQDLGNSINNLGLLYHRQKKYFMAETEYQKALTILGKTLGSAHVQTANTVANYAKLLRETHRHQAAQKLEAENCPEQGNWTKSGVYKAYNPPTRQASPQRRTRDSYQAHPIVVGPLTGTLATQLANQAMDGELVTLQDIAIPEQIKAQDKPEIPNKAIPDGNKPANQSPESAINRQGEGLMRILRDRRAN; from the coding sequence ATGGATTCAGATCGGGAATGGTCATTAGCGTTTGAAAACGGCCAGCAGCTTTTACGCGCTGGTCGCAAAACTGAAGGCGAACGCCTGGTGCTAGATTTGATTGCCAGGGCTGAGCAGTTTCCGCCCAATGATAATCGTCTCGTGGTCAGCATGGAATGTCTGGCTGAGCACTACTTCTGCCTAAATGCATTTGCCAAGGCCGAACCACTGGTCAAAAGAATCATTCAAAGGCTGCAAGCCACTCTAGGCCCAGAGCATCAGGATTTAGGCAACTCAATCAACAATCTGGGGCTCTTGTATCACCGCCAGAAAAAGTACTTTATGGCCGAAACTGAGTACCAAAAGGCATTAACCATACTCGGCAAAACACTTGGCTCGGCCCATGTGCAAACAGCAAACACAGTGGCTAACTATGCCAAGCTCCTAAGAGAAACACACAGACACCAGGCTGCGCAAAAATTGGAAGCAGAAAACTGCCCGGAACAGGGTAACTGGACCAAATCAGGGGTTTACAAAGCCTATAACCCACCGACCAGACAAGCCAGTCCACAAAGACGTACCAGAGACAGTTATCAAGCTCATCCAATAGTTGTTGGACCCTTGACTGGGACATTGGCCACCCAGCTTGCCAATCAGGCAATGGACGGTGAACTGGTTACTTTGCAAGACATTGCCATACCCGAGCAAATAAAGGCGCAAGATAAACCAGAAATACCGAACAAAGCTATCCCGGACGGCAACAAACCAGCCAATCAAAGCCCCGAAAGCGCTATAAACAGGCAAGGAGAAGGTTTGATGCGTATTCTCAGAGACCGCAGGGCTAACTAA